A genomic segment from Bartonella ancashensis encodes:
- the glnA gene encoding type I glutamate--ammonia ligase has protein sequence MTTIPDISKRITDNDVRFVDFRFTDPRGKWHHITVDVAEIDEKTLTDGIMFDGSSITGWKAINESDMLLMPDLETAHMDPFFAHSTLVIICDVLDPFSGELYRRDPRSTAKRAEKYMKFLGIGDTINVGPEAEFFIFDDVRYQTDPYDTNFKLDSGELPSNNNTEYEMGNLGHRPRMKSGYSPVPPIDSCQDMRSEMLSALKEIGVRVEKHHHEVASAQHELGIRFDTLVREADKMQIFKYVVHQIANSYGKTATFMPKPVFNDNGSGMHVHMSIWKDGKPIFAGNEYAGLSEICLFFIGGIIKHAKAVNAFTNPSTNSYKRLVPGYEAPVLLAYSARNRSASCRIPYASSPNSKRVEIRFPDPTANPYLAFAALLMAGLDGIKNKIHPGQPTDKDLYDLPPKDLKKISTVSSSLREALESLKKDREFLKAGNVFDDDQIDSFIELKMQEVLRYEMTPHPVEFDMYYSV, from the coding sequence ATGACAACCATACCAGATATTTCTAAACGGATCACAGACAATGACGTGCGTTTTGTTGATTTTCGTTTCACTGATCCGCGAGGAAAATGGCATCACATCACTGTCGATGTTGCTGAAATTGATGAAAAAACACTTACTGATGGTATTATGTTTGACGGTTCCTCAATAACTGGATGGAAAGCAATTAACGAATCTGACATGCTTCTAATGCCAGATCTAGAAACAGCTCATATGGATCCATTTTTTGCTCACTCCACCTTAGTAATCATTTGTGATGTACTTGACCCTTTTTCTGGAGAATTATACAGAAGAGATCCACGTTCTACTGCAAAAAGAGCTGAAAAATATATGAAATTTTTAGGCATCGGTGATACAATAAATGTGGGTCCTGAAGCAGAATTTTTCATCTTCGATGACGTGCGCTATCAAACTGATCCATATGATACAAATTTTAAGCTCGATTCAGGAGAATTACCGTCAAATAACAATACGGAATATGAGATGGGTAATCTAGGTCATCGTCCTCGTATGAAAAGCGGTTATTCTCCAGTTCCTCCTATCGACTCTTGCCAAGATATGCGTTCTGAAATGCTCTCTGCACTTAAAGAGATTGGGGTACGTGTAGAGAAACATCACCATGAAGTAGCTTCGGCACAACATGAATTAGGCATTCGCTTCGATACATTAGTTCGAGAAGCTGATAAAATGCAGATTTTTAAGTACGTTGTACATCAAATCGCTAATAGTTATGGAAAAACAGCGACTTTCATGCCCAAACCTGTTTTCAACGATAATGGTTCAGGTATGCATGTTCATATGTCAATTTGGAAAGATGGAAAGCCAATATTTGCAGGTAATGAATATGCGGGATTGTCAGAAATTTGTTTATTCTTCATTGGTGGTATCATTAAACATGCAAAAGCAGTTAATGCTTTCACAAATCCATCAACTAATTCTTATAAACGTCTAGTTCCAGGTTATGAGGCTCCTGTTCTTCTCGCCTATTCTGCACGTAATCGCTCTGCATCTTGTCGTATTCCATATGCTTCATCTCCAAATTCAAAACGTGTAGAAATTCGTTTTCCAGACCCAACAGCAAATCCATATTTAGCATTTGCAGCGCTTTTAATGGCTGGCCTTGATGGCATAAAAAATAAAATTCATCCTGGGCAACCTACAGATAAGGATCTTTATGATTTACCACCAAAAGATCTCAAAAAAATCTCAACAGTTTCAAGTAGCCTACGTGAAGCGCTTGAATCTCTTAAAAAAGATCGTGAATTTCTTAAAGCTGGAAATGTCTTTGATGATGACCAAATCGATTCTTTCATTGAGCTAAAAATGCAAGAGGTCCTACGCTATGAAATGACCCCTCACCCTGTGGAATTTGACATGTATTACTCAGTTTGA
- a CDS encoding ATP12 family chaperone protein, with product MHKILDYVDILSEGEDPIYKAQKCSRLPLIKRFYEKVTIVHEEEGFSILLDERPIKTPAQRHCFVPTEALAGLVAQEFKKQEEVIDPAGMPVLRLVNTVIDGVVDNMQIIFEDILRFVACDMIFYRAQTPKALLELQHKHWDFLLNWAEERLGAHFNIAEGIMHVEQPWEAIQAVSNYLRKVESPYILAGIHTITTLTGSALIAFAILEKKIDSNYAWLIANLDEDWTMEQWGKDEEAMKRRAHKKDEFDAAVAMVAAVHQ from the coding sequence ATGCACAAAATTTTAGATTATGTTGATATCTTATCAGAAGGAGAGGATCCTATTTATAAGGCACAAAAATGTTCGCGTTTGCCACTGATAAAGAGATTTTATGAAAAGGTAACTATTGTGCATGAAGAGGAAGGATTTTCTATATTATTGGATGAACGTCCGATTAAGACACCTGCTCAACGACATTGTTTTGTGCCAACAGAAGCACTAGCTGGATTAGTCGCTCAGGAATTTAAAAAGCAGGAAGAGGTGATTGATCCAGCAGGGATGCCTGTTTTACGCCTTGTAAATACTGTTATCGATGGCGTAGTAGATAATATGCAAATTATTTTTGAGGATATACTGCGTTTTGTCGCATGTGATATGATTTTTTATCGTGCACAAACACCAAAGGCACTATTAGAGCTGCAACATAAACACTGGGACTTTTTATTAAATTGGGCTGAAGAAAGATTGGGAGCACATTTTAATATAGCTGAAGGGATCATGCATGTTGAGCAACCGTGGGAAGCTATTCAAGCAGTAAGCAACTATTTACGTAAGGTAGAATCTCCTTATATACTTGCTGGAATTCATACGATAACGACTTTAACAGGTTCAGCACTTATTGCCTTTGCTATTCTTGAAAAGAAAATTGATTCAAATTATGCTTGGTTAATTGCAAATCTAGACGAAGATTGGACGATGGAACAGTGGGGAAAAGATGAAGAGGCAATGAAGCGTCGAGCACATAAGAAAGATGAGTTTGATGCAGCAGTTGCAATGGTTGCTGCTGTACATCAATAA
- the alaS gene encoding alanine--tRNA ligase, translating to MNSVNSIRSTFLDYFRLNGHEVLSSSPLVPRNDPTLMFTNAGMVQFKNVFTGLEKRSCSRATTAQKCVRAGGKHNDLDNVGYTARHHTFFEMLGNFSFSDYFKEEAIFFAWDLLTKEFCLSKDKLLVTVYHDDDVSAKLWRKISGLPEEKIIRIATTDNFWMMGDTGPCGPCSEIFYDHGENILGGPPGSADENGDRFIEIWNLVFMQYEQVSKEKRIELPHPSIDTGMGLERISAVLQGVHDNYDTDLFRTLIRALQEVTGDEKVGDFAASYRVIADHLRSSAFLIADGVLPSNEGRGYVLRRIMRRAMRHAHLLGTEDLLMWRLVPSLVREMGQAYPELVRAESLIAEILKLEEERFRKTLERGLGLLNEASIHLKEGDYLNGEVAFKLYDTYGFPLDLTQDALRRRGISVDVNAFDKAMERQKEEARFHWSGSGEVATEEVWFSVREQVGVTEFLGYETEKAEGVVTALICEGKVVDYIDFQQKGMLVVNQTPFYAESGGQVGDSGIISGEHFIFDVHDTQKRGNGVFVHIGIVKSGQVKKSDHVVLAVDSARRKKIRANHSATHLLHESLRQVLGPHVVQKGSFVSADRLRFDFSHPKVISSEELQRVEDLANNIVLQNSEVITRLMAVDDAISEGAMALFGEKYDDEVRVVSMGKITEQGGLKNCWSVELCGGTHVYRTGDIGLIHIVSESSVAAGVRRIEALTAEAARLYLTAQNKKVCEVANLLKTSTDDIEKRLHILLDERRKLKKELNDLHKNAALKVGSSTDNDKDVQVINGISFMGCILKNIAPRDLKVLVDSEKKKIETGIIALISVSEDGKGSVVIGITHNLLNKLNAIDLVHIVAAVLGGQGGGGRPDMAQAGGPEGSKASEALAALENFLKSNI from the coding sequence ATGAATAGCGTTAATAGTATCCGATCCACTTTTTTAGATTATTTTCGTCTAAATGGACATGAGGTTCTTTCTTCCAGTCCTCTTGTTCCCCGCAATGATCCTACATTGATGTTTACAAATGCAGGAATGGTGCAGTTTAAAAATGTTTTTACTGGACTTGAAAAGCGATCTTGTAGTCGAGCTACGACTGCACAAAAATGCGTTCGTGCAGGTGGAAAACACAACGATCTTGATAATGTTGGCTATACGGCACGTCATCATACTTTTTTTGAAATGTTAGGCAATTTCTCTTTTAGTGATTATTTTAAAGAGGAAGCCATCTTTTTTGCATGGGATCTGTTAACTAAAGAGTTTTGTCTTTCTAAGGATAAATTGTTGGTTACAGTTTATCATGATGATGATGTATCTGCAAAATTGTGGCGTAAAATCTCAGGTTTGCCAGAGGAAAAAATCATTCGCATTGCAACAACTGATAATTTTTGGATGATGGGAGATACAGGGCCTTGTGGTCCTTGTTCAGAAATTTTTTATGATCATGGTGAAAATATCTTAGGTGGTCCTCCTGGAAGTGCTGACGAAAACGGTGATCGCTTTATTGAAATTTGGAATCTTGTTTTCATGCAATATGAACAAGTTAGTAAGGAAAAGAGGATAGAATTGCCTCATCCTTCTATTGATACGGGTATGGGATTAGAGCGTATTTCTGCTGTTTTACAGGGGGTCCATGATAATTATGATACAGACCTTTTCCGAACTTTGATTCGCGCTTTGCAAGAAGTTACAGGGGATGAAAAAGTTGGAGATTTTGCCGCTAGTTATCGTGTCATCGCGGATCATTTACGTTCATCTGCATTTTTGATTGCAGATGGTGTTTTGCCTTCCAATGAAGGGCGGGGTTATGTTTTACGTCGCATCATGCGTCGTGCCATGCGCCATGCTCATTTATTAGGGACTGAAGATTTGTTGATGTGGCGTCTTGTGCCTTCTTTGGTTCGTGAAATGGGGCAAGCCTATCCTGAGTTAGTACGTGCTGAATCTTTAATTGCAGAAATTTTAAAATTAGAGGAAGAACGTTTTCGTAAAACTCTTGAACGTGGCCTTGGTCTATTAAATGAAGCGAGTATTCATCTCAAAGAAGGTGATTATTTAAATGGTGAAGTTGCTTTTAAACTTTACGATACGTATGGTTTTCCACTTGATTTGACGCAGGACGCCCTTCGGCGTCGTGGGATATCTGTTGATGTTAATGCTTTTGATAAAGCAATGGAACGCCAAAAAGAGGAAGCTCGGTTTCATTGGTCTGGTTCTGGTGAAGTCGCAACGGAAGAAGTTTGGTTTTCTGTTCGTGAGCAAGTAGGTGTTACAGAATTTTTGGGTTATGAAACAGAAAAGGCTGAAGGGGTTGTTACGGCTCTCATCTGTGAAGGAAAAGTTGTTGATTATATTGATTTTCAACAGAAGGGTATGCTTGTGGTTAACCAGACGCCCTTTTACGCTGAATCTGGAGGGCAGGTTGGGGATAGTGGTATAATTTCAGGTGAGCATTTTATTTTTGATGTGCATGATACTCAAAAAAGAGGAAATGGCGTTTTTGTTCATATCGGTATAGTAAAAAGCGGCCAGGTAAAAAAGAGTGATCATGTCGTATTAGCTGTTGATTCTGCTCGTCGTAAAAAAATTCGCGCAAATCATTCTGCAACGCATTTATTACATGAATCTTTGCGTCAAGTATTAGGACCTCATGTTGTTCAAAAAGGATCTTTTGTATCAGCAGATCGACTGCGTTTTGATTTTTCTCATCCGAAAGTGATTTCATCGGAAGAGCTTCAAAGGGTGGAGGATTTAGCGAATAATATCGTATTGCAAAATAGTGAGGTGATAACGCGTCTTATGGCAGTAGATGATGCTATCTCTGAGGGAGCAATGGCGCTATTTGGTGAAAAATATGATGATGAAGTTCGTGTTGTTTCTATGGGAAAGATAACAGAACAAGGTGGATTGAAAAATTGTTGGTCAGTTGAACTTTGCGGTGGAACGCACGTTTACAGGACAGGAGATATTGGTTTGATACATATCGTTTCTGAAAGCTCTGTTGCAGCGGGAGTACGCCGTATAGAGGCGCTCACAGCGGAGGCTGCACGACTTTATCTTACTGCTCAAAATAAAAAAGTTTGTGAAGTTGCTAATCTTTTAAAAACTTCTACAGATGATATAGAAAAGCGTTTACATATTCTACTCGATGAGCGCCGTAAGCTTAAAAAAGAGTTAAATGATTTACATAAAAATGCAGCTCTTAAAGTTGGATCTTCTACAGATAACGATAAAGACGTCCAGGTAATTAATGGCATCTCTTTTATGGGATGCATCCTTAAAAATATCGCTCCAAGAGATCTTAAGGTACTCGTAGATTCAGAAAAGAAGAAAATTGAAACCGGGATTATTGCGCTTATTAGTGTTTCAGAAGATGGTAAAGGAAGTGTTGTTATCGGTATTACCCATAATTTGCTCAATAAGTTAAATGCTATTGATTTAGTTCATATTGTTGCAGCTGTTCTTGGTGGTCAGGGTGGCGGTGGGCGTCCTGATATGGCTCAAGCTGGTGGTCCTGAGGGAAGCAAAGCAAGTGAAGCTCTTGCTGCACTAGAAAATTTCTTAAAAAGCAACATTTAA
- a CDS encoding replication-associated recombination protein A, translating to MSKDLFTVSLDCSVNQKKPLAERLRPRFLSEVTGQDHLIGTNGFLSRIISAGSLGSMIFWGPPGSGKTTIARLLADETNFVFEQASAIFTGIAELKKIFEAAHIRFMSGTGTLLFIDEIHRFNRTQQDVFLPFMENGTIILIGATTENPSFALNAALLSRARVLTFCSHDYESLSALLRRAEVVEGKTLPLDDCAKDALIEMSDGDARVMLTLAEEVWSIVRSGEVLSAKSLQEVIQRRVPIYDKGRDNHYNLISALHKSIRGSDPDAALYYLARMLGAGEDPLYIGRRLVRIAVEDIGLADPQALVICNAAKDAYDYLGSPEGELALVQACLYLATAPKSNAAYLAYKAAVHDSHKYGSLPPPKYIINASTKFMEEEGYGNGYRYDHDEPDAFSGQEYFPENLGHKIYYRPQERGFEREITKRLEWWKKLRKKREC from the coding sequence TTGAGTAAAGATCTGTTTACAGTATCTCTTGATTGTTCTGTTAATCAAAAAAAGCCACTTGCGGAAAGGCTGCGGCCTCGTTTTCTCAGTGAAGTGACAGGGCAAGATCATCTAATTGGTACAAATGGTTTCTTATCACGTATAATTTCTGCTGGTTCATTGGGCTCAATGATTTTTTGGGGGCCTCCTGGTTCTGGCAAAACAACAATTGCGCGTTTATTAGCAGATGAAACAAATTTTGTTTTTGAACAGGCTTCCGCCATTTTTACGGGTATTGCAGAATTGAAAAAAATTTTTGAAGCTGCACATATTCGTTTTATGTCTGGCACAGGGACGCTTTTGTTTATTGATGAAATTCATCGATTTAATCGAACTCAGCAAGATGTTTTTTTGCCCTTTATGGAAAATGGTACGATAATTCTCATTGGGGCAACGACTGAGAATCCTTCGTTTGCACTGAATGCTGCACTTCTTTCACGTGCGCGTGTTTTGACATTTTGTTCACATGACTATGAAAGTTTGAGCGCACTTTTGAGACGTGCTGAAGTAGTAGAAGGTAAGACACTTCCTTTGGATGATTGTGCTAAAGATGCTTTAATTGAGATGTCTGATGGTGATGCACGTGTAATGTTGACGTTGGCAGAGGAGGTTTGGAGTATTGTACGATCTGGAGAGGTTCTTAGTGCTAAATCTTTACAAGAAGTTATTCAGCGTCGGGTTCCAATTTATGATAAGGGACGTGATAATCACTATAATCTCATTTCAGCATTGCATAAATCAATTCGTGGATCTGATCCTGATGCCGCCCTTTATTATCTTGCGCGTATGCTTGGTGCAGGTGAAGATCCTCTTTATATCGGACGGAGATTGGTTCGGATCGCTGTTGAGGATATTGGTTTGGCAGATCCACAAGCTCTTGTTATTTGCAATGCTGCGAAAGATGCCTACGATTATCTAGGATCACCTGAAGGAGAACTTGCTCTTGTGCAAGCATGCCTTTATCTTGCAACTGCACCAAAATCGAATGCTGCATACCTTGCTTATAAAGCAGCAGTGCATGATTCACATAAATATGGTTCGTTACCTCCTCCCAAGTATATCATCAATGCTTCCACAAAATTTATGGAAGAAGAGGGATATGGAAATGGTTATCGCTATGATCATGATGAACCAGATGCTTTTTCGGGACAAGAATATTTTCCTGAAAATCTTGGACACAAGATTTATTATAGGCCACAGGAACGCGGCTTTGAACGCGAAATTACGAAGCGTCTTGAATGGTGGAAAAAACTACGAAAAAAAAGAGAATGTTAA
- a CDS encoding RluA family pseudouridine synthase, translated as MVSVSTKNVTEDENGMRLDRWFKVHYPGLGFGCLQKLLRSGQVRVDGGRIKANVRLVVGQSIRVPPLLVEQKKNFSITSKSVRQQDDGDILKKMLLYEDSKVFIFNKPAGIAVQGGSGLTRHVDSMLEAWRNQKGEKPRLVHRLDRETSGLLIVARSRGAAQALTAAFRAREMKKTYWALVRGVPKKKQEKISTWMVKETTLQGDRMRVCEHGEAESSHAVSYYRVLETRGRTLSWLEMEPHTGRTHQLRVHASYIGNPIIGDSKYFFSDNNWELPSGIQNRLHLHARRIRIPHPSGGILDITAPLPPHMVQSFNLLAFNENDGNVE; from the coding sequence ATGGTAAGTGTGAGCACAAAAAATGTGACAGAAGATGAAAATGGGATGCGCTTGGACCGCTGGTTTAAGGTTCATTATCCAGGACTTGGATTTGGATGTTTGCAGAAGCTTTTACGCTCAGGTCAAGTACGAGTTGATGGTGGGCGCATTAAGGCTAATGTGCGTCTTGTGGTCGGGCAATCCATCCGTGTGCCCCCTCTACTTGTTGAGCAAAAGAAAAATTTTTCTATAACCAGTAAATCCGTACGTCAGCAAGATGACGGAGATATTTTAAAAAAAATGCTTCTCTATGAGGATTCAAAGGTTTTTATTTTTAATAAACCTGCTGGTATAGCTGTGCAAGGTGGCTCTGGTTTGACACGCCATGTTGATAGTATGCTTGAGGCATGGCGCAATCAAAAGGGTGAAAAACCTCGGTTAGTTCACCGTCTTGATCGAGAAACATCTGGTTTACTCATTGTCGCTCGGTCAAGGGGAGCTGCACAGGCTTTAACTGCTGCGTTCAGGGCACGGGAAATGAAAAAAACTTATTGGGCATTGGTTCGAGGTGTTCCTAAAAAGAAGCAGGAAAAAATTTCAACATGGATGGTAAAAGAGACAACTTTACAAGGTGATAGAATGCGTGTTTGTGAGCATGGGGAAGCAGAATCTAGTCATGCGGTCTCTTATTATCGTGTTTTGGAAACTCGTGGACGAACGCTTTCTTGGCTTGAAATGGAACCTCATACAGGAAGAACTCATCAATTACGTGTTCACGCTTCTTACATAGGAAATCCGATCATTGGCGATTCTAAATATTTTTTTTCTGATAATAATTGGGAACTGCCGAGTGGTATTCAAAATCGTCTTCATCTTCATGCACGTCGTATTCGTATTCCTCATCCTTCAGGAGGTATTTTAGATATCACTGCACCTTTACCACCTCATATGGTGCAAAGTTTTAACCTTTTAGCTTTTAATGAAAACGATGGTAATGTTGAGTAA
- the recA gene encoding recombinase RecA — translation MDKTKALDAALSQIERSFGKGSIMRLGQKEQVVEIETISTGSLSLDIALGVGGLPKGRIIEIYGPESSGKTTLALHSIAEAQKNGGVCAFIDAEHALDPIYARKLGVDLENLFISQPDTGEQALEITETLVRSGAVDVLVVDSVAALTPRAEIDGEMSDTLPGLQARLMSKALRKLTASIFRSNCMVIFINQIRMKIGVMFGSPETTTGGNALKFYASVRLDIRRIGAIKDRDLVIGNQTRVKVVKNKLAPPFKQVEFDIIYGEGISKLGELIDLGVKVGIVEKSGAWFSYNSQRLGQGRENAKQFLREHPEMATEIESALRQNAGLLAIELLENVGTDGIGSDEEL, via the coding sequence GTGGATAAAACAAAAGCTCTGGATGCCGCTTTGTCACAGATTGAACGTTCTTTTGGAAAAGGCTCGATTATGCGTCTCGGGCAGAAGGAGCAGGTTGTTGAAATTGAAACAATATCAACGGGATCATTGTCTTTAGATATAGCCTTAGGTGTAGGTGGGTTGCCAAAAGGGCGCATTATTGAAATTTATGGACCAGAAAGTTCAGGTAAAACTACATTAGCTCTTCATTCTATTGCAGAGGCACAAAAAAATGGAGGGGTTTGTGCTTTCATTGATGCAGAGCATGCTCTTGATCCCATTTATGCGCGTAAATTGGGTGTTGATTTAGAGAATTTGTTTATTTCTCAGCCAGATACTGGTGAACAGGCTTTAGAAATTACAGAAACACTGGTTCGTTCTGGTGCTGTTGATGTGCTCGTTGTTGATTCCGTAGCAGCTTTAACACCGCGCGCGGAAATTGATGGTGAAATGAGTGATACACTTCCTGGATTACAAGCTCGGTTAATGAGTAAGGCGTTGCGGAAATTAACAGCATCAATTTTTCGTTCGAATTGTATGGTTATCTTTATCAACCAAATTCGTATGAAAATAGGTGTAATGTTTGGTTCTCCTGAAACCACAACAGGTGGAAATGCTTTAAAATTTTATGCTTCTGTTCGTTTAGATATTCGTCGTATTGGGGCAATTAAAGACCGCGATTTGGTAATTGGTAATCAAACTAGAGTTAAAGTTGTCAAAAATAAATTGGCGCCTCCATTTAAGCAAGTTGAGTTTGATATCATTTATGGTGAAGGCATTTCTAAATTAGGGGAATTGATTGATTTGGGTGTTAAAGTTGGCATTGTAGAAAAATCTGGAGCATGGTTTTCTTATAATTCTCAGCGCTTGGGTCAAGGACGTGAAAATGCAAAACAGTTTTTGCGTGAACATCCAGAAATGGCGACGGAGATTGAATCGGCTTTGCGTCAAAATGCTGGTTTACTTGCAATTGAGTTGTTAGAGAATGTAGGCACAGATGGTATAGGAAGTGATGAGGAACTTTAA
- a CDS encoding glucan ABC transporter ATP-binding protein/ permease: protein MPLFKTYARVLSYLNKERATFLSICSFNAILAIITIAEPILFGRVIDAIAGKEDIFFTLAIWVCFGVFNIIAYVLVARSADRLAHRCRITVLSESFERIITMPLTWHQKRGTSNALHTLLRAADSMSAIWLEFMRQHLSTFVALLILVPTSFRMNWRLSIVLLLLAVIYVLTARLVMQKTKDGQTAVEQHHHNLFKHISDSISNVSIIQSYNRITEETLTLHKHTNNLLKAQNPVLNWWALASGLNRMASTISIVCVLLLGAFFVIKGQLRVGEVVSFVGFSQLMISRLDQISGFINLAVSSQAKLQDFFDMENSTAQINEPKNLPDLKNAKGSIQFDHVTYKFPNSSQGVFDISFEVKAGQTIAIVGPTGAGKTTLINLLQRVYDPTIGSIKIDKTDIRSINRESLRKTIATVFQDASLFDRSIKDNISIGKTTATNEEIYAASKIASAHDFILKKSNQYNTMVGERGSQLSGGEKQRLAIARAVLKNAPILILDEATSALDVETETYVKNSIKKISRDRTTFIIAHRLSTIQHADIVIFLDHGHLVEKGSFQELINKKGRFYKLLESSGLINQMDMKKKDSNVIFSLHKAIAS from the coding sequence TTGCCTTTATTTAAAACTTATGCTCGCGTTCTTTCATATCTTAACAAAGAAAGAGCTACATTTCTTTCAATTTGTTCCTTTAATGCAATATTGGCTATTATTACGATCGCAGAACCTATTTTATTTGGACGTGTCATTGATGCCATTGCAGGCAAAGAAGATATCTTTTTTACCCTCGCTATATGGGTATGCTTTGGTGTTTTTAATATTATTGCTTACGTTCTTGTTGCACGCAGTGCTGATCGTTTGGCACACAGGTGCCGTATAACTGTTCTCTCTGAATCCTTTGAACGTATTATTACAATGCCACTAACCTGGCATCAAAAACGGGGAACCTCTAATGCCCTGCATACATTATTGCGTGCTGCAGATTCCATGTCAGCCATATGGCTTGAATTTATGCGCCAACATCTCTCAACCTTTGTTGCATTGCTTATCCTCGTTCCTACAAGTTTTCGCATGAATTGGCGTCTTTCAATAGTTCTTCTGCTTCTTGCTGTCATTTATGTATTGACCGCACGTTTAGTTATGCAAAAGACGAAAGATGGCCAAACCGCTGTAGAACAGCATCATCACAACCTTTTTAAACATATTAGTGATTCAATTTCTAATGTTTCTATTATACAAAGTTATAATCGAATAACTGAAGAGACTTTAACACTTCACAAGCATACAAATAACCTTCTCAAGGCACAAAATCCCGTTTTGAACTGGTGGGCACTTGCAAGCGGTCTAAACCGAATGGCTTCAACTATTTCCATAGTTTGTGTTCTTCTTCTTGGTGCTTTTTTTGTAATAAAAGGCCAGTTACGCGTTGGTGAAGTAGTTTCTTTTGTCGGATTTTCCCAATTAATGATTAGCCGCCTTGATCAAATTAGTGGTTTTATTAATTTAGCTGTCTCCTCTCAAGCAAAATTACAAGATTTTTTCGATATGGAAAACTCAACCGCTCAAATCAATGAACCTAAAAATCTTCCTGATCTCAAAAATGCTAAAGGTTCAATTCAATTTGATCACGTTACTTACAAATTTCCAAACTCTTCTCAAGGTGTCTTCGATATCTCGTTTGAAGTTAAAGCAGGACAAACCATTGCAATTGTAGGACCAACAGGTGCAGGAAAAACAACATTAATTAATTTGTTACAACGTGTTTATGACCCTACTATTGGCTCTATCAAAATTGATAAAACGGACATACGTTCCATCAATCGTGAATCTTTACGCAAAACTATAGCAACAGTCTTTCAAGATGCCAGTCTTTTTGACAGAAGTATCAAGGATAACATCAGTATAGGAAAAACAACTGCAACAAATGAAGAAATTTATGCCGCCTCTAAAATAGCTTCTGCTCATGATTTTATTTTGAAAAAAAGCAACCAATATAACACAATGGTCGGTGAAAGAGGTTCTCAGTTATCGGGTGGGGAAAAACAACGTTTAGCAATTGCGCGTGCTGTTTTGAAAAACGCACCTATCCTTATTTTGGATGAAGCAACGAGCGCCCTCGATGTTGAAACAGAAACATACGTTAAAAACTCTATAAAGAAAATAAGTAGAGACCGTACAACTTTTATTATAGCTCACCGTCTTTCAACAATCCAACATGCTGATATTGTAATCTTTTTAGATCATGGTCACTTAGTAGAAAAAGGAAGTTTCCAAGAATTAATTAATAAAAAAGGACGATTTTATAAACTGCTGGAAAGTAGCGGTTTAATTAATCAAATGGACATGAAAAAGAAAGACAGCAACGTAATTTTTTCATTACACAAAGCTATTGCATCATGA